The sequence below is a genomic window from Sphingobacterium sp. ML3W.
AATATTTTTGATAGGAGTGATGTTTTTTTAATTCCTGATCTTTATGTACACGCATAAACTTAATATCAATATCATGATCTTCACCCTCAATATTGGTATAAGTGTGATGAGCAATATTATGTTTTAGTTTCCAGAAATAAATATTGGCTCCCAAGAGATTAAAACTATAAGATAAGACGCTATTAAGCTTTTTACTTTTGGAAAAAGTATCATGACCAGCATCATGCATAATATTAAAACCTATGGCAGCGAAGTTGATGCCAAGCAATATACAGACGATGACGCTGATAGCCCAGTGCGGTTGAATTACTACTAAAATAATGTAGAAAAATATAGCTGTTAAAAACAAAATAATTGCCTTTGTCAGGATTTTTTTCTCTCCTGTTTTTTGAATTTTATTTGTTTTGAAATAATCGTTAATTCTTTCCTTTAAAGATTTGGAAAATAGTGTATTAACATTATTAAATTTTATTGTTGTTTTCATTGAGATCGATTAACTCTGTTAAAAATTAATGGTTGAAATTAGGTTTTGCATACAGAGCTTATATTGATGAAATTTATTATTTTTATAAAGGTAACAATTATTTTTTTTAATGTTGTTAATTTAAGTTAAAGCTTTTGAAAAGTTAATAATATAAGAGTAGAATTTTATTATTAATCAGTAAAGGTACATTGTTTATAATCCAATTATTTTAGAGAATTTTTAAATTAAAAAGGGCTTACAAAATTAATGTAAGCCCCTTCATTTTAAATTAATGATTAATCTAATTTAGAGCATCTATTTTCGCAGTAACTTCTGAAGTTTTAGCTTCATCTTGCATGAAAATGTAATAATTTTTTAAATTAGTCAGAGCATCAATATTAGTAGGTTGCAACTCAACTGCTTTTGTTAGGTATACCAAAGCGGGTTTTATTTCTTCTTTGATTTTGTTAACGCCTTCGTTATATTTTGCTTGGCTAAGTGTTCTATCATTATTTAAGACATTTAGTTTCTCACGTACACCATTCATCATAGTGATTGCCATATTTGTATTTGCTTCGAAATAATCAGGGTCAATCGCTAAAGCTTTTTTATAAGCTTCTAAAGCTGCTTCATCATTCTTATTAGCAGATTGAGCGATACCGAGATAATAGTTTAAGCTTTTATTATTAGGGTCTTTTGCGAGCTGTGATGTAATGCCAGCTACAATTTCTTTTTCACGACCAGAAATCAAATTAAACTCAATGTTTTGAACGGCTGCAGCGTTATCTTCAGGATATAATTCTACTGCTTTTGCAGCGTACTCTAATGCTGAAGTTGTATCTTTTGCAGATAAAAATAATTTTGGTAAATCAACAACAACCTGTTTGTGAGAAGAAAATTCTTTTACAGGAATCAGTTCTTTATATTTAGCAATTGCCTTGTCGTAATCATTTATTTGCAAAGCTGAAATACCTCCGTAATAAATTAATGTTGTATCACCAGGTAAGTATACAAGTGCTTTTTCAAATGAATCATAGGCTTCTTTATACTTTTGACCCTGATATTCTTCAGCACCATTATTGAAGTTAAACTGACCTAATACCTGTTCTGCAATGCGGATGTTGTCTTTATTAGCGCCATCACTGTCATAGGATTTTGCTTTAGCAATTCCATCCTCAGCTTTTTTAGCATCTTCGGCAGACTTATCTAAAGTTGCTAAATTGGCATACACTAGCGAGTATATTGTCCATGCTTCTGGATTTTCCTTTGTTTTGTCATTAACAATAGCAAGATCGATAGCTTCTTGTGCAGTTTTTAAGTTAGGTAGCGCTAATTGTGCAGTTCCAGCAGCTTTAAGTTCCTCAAATTTTGCTATACCCGTTTTTGCTTTATTAACATTATTTTTTTGTGCATAAACAGATGTGCCTGCCGATGCGATAGCTGCCAATAATAATAATGATTTAATGTTCATCTCTAATTAACTGTTAATTGATTTAATAATATATTCACACGATCTAATTGCACAAAGTCCTCAATCGCACTGTAATATGTCGATAGAGCATTAAGAGCATTCACATCATATGGTTTAATTTCATTTGCTTTCAAAAGAAAAGATTGTGCATACTGCTTATCTTCGTCATTTTTTGATTTCAGGAAATCTTTTAAATAAATAAGTCCTAAAGCTAAATTTGAAGCATAGTTATTAGCATCTAAACGCAAAACTTGATTGTAATATTGTTTTGCAGTTCGAATATCTTTAGCATCTTCATAGGCGTATCCTGCCAAATAATTTAACTCGACATTTTCGGGCTCTAATTTAATTGCTTCATCTATAATTGGAAGTATAGCACCGTAAGATTCATTTTTGGAATAGATGTCGATGAGTTTAAAAAGAATTTCTTTATTTTGTGGAAATTCTAATCTTCCTGCTGTTAGCGTATTAAGCTCATCTTGTTTAGTCCCGATTTTTTCATATACAGCTGCAAGTTCTATATAATATTGTGCTTTTCTAGAATCTTGATTGATTAGCTCTTTATAGTATTTTATAGCATCAGGATACTTTTTGCTACTTACCGCTAAAGTTGCTAAATTAAACTTTAAATCAGCATTTTTAAAGCCCAGAGAATCCACTTTCAGAAATCCCATATAGGCATCTTCAAATTTATTATTCTTTAAATCAGTGTTAGATTTGTAGATAAGGGCAGTGGCTAGATTTTGTTTAATGTAGTCAACTTCAGTAGGGAAGTTTTTATAGGCCTTTTTCTTATTAATAAATTTTAAAGCATTAAAACTTTCATCGATGGGGTCTAAAGTATACTTTTGGCTTCGTGTGGAATCTGCAACTGCAAAAGAACTATAAACTAATCCTCTTAAAATATTATTTCGTACTGAGGAGGAGTCTTTTCTAGTCTTAAATGCAGCATCGCTAAACTTTCGAGCATTTTCTAGATTTTTTATATCTCCAGTTTGCGTATAAAGTGCAAAACTGTTGTTGCCCTCCTTTATATTGGATTGGGCAACAACAGTTAAACTTGTAGCTGACAGTACTAATGATGTCAATAATGCTTTCATTCTATTTATTCTTCGTTAGATTCCGATTTATCATCTTGATCAGGTTCTGTATTTTCTGTAGAATTTTCATCACCCTCAATTGCTAGCGTTTCTTCTTCTAGCTCCTCTTCTTCTTCTTCACGATCTACCTTAGTGATGGATGCTATTTCGTCATCGCCTTTCAAGTTTATTAAGCGT
It includes:
- a CDS encoding tetratricopeptide repeat protein, encoding MNIKSLLLLAAIASAGTSVYAQKNNVNKAKTGIAKFEELKAAGTAQLALPNLKTAQEAIDLAIVNDKTKENPEAWTIYSLVYANLATLDKSAEDAKKAEDGIAKAKSYDSDGANKDNIRIAEQVLGQFNFNNGAEEYQGQKYKEAYDSFEKALVYLPGDTTLIYYGGISALQINDYDKAIAKYKELIPVKEFSSHKQVVVDLPKLFLSAKDTTSALEYAAKAVELYPEDNAAAVQNIEFNLISGREKEIVAGITSQLAKDPNNKSLNYYLGIAQSANKNDEAALEAYKKALAIDPDYFEANTNMAITMMNGVREKLNVLNNDRTLSQAKYNEGVNKIKEEIKPALVYLTKAVELQPTNIDALTNLKNYYIFMQDEAKTSEVTAKIDALN
- a CDS encoding tetratricopeptide repeat protein; protein product: MKALLTSLVLSATSLTVVAQSNIKEGNNSFALYTQTGDIKNLENARKFSDAAFKTRKDSSSVRNNILRGLVYSSFAVADSTRSQKYTLDPIDESFNALKFINKKKAYKNFPTEVDYIKQNLATALIYKSNTDLKNNKFEDAYMGFLKVDSLGFKNADLKFNLATLAVSSKKYPDAIKYYKELINQDSRKAQYYIELAAVYEKIGTKQDELNTLTAGRLEFPQNKEILFKLIDIYSKNESYGAILPIIDEAIKLEPENVELNYLAGYAYEDAKDIRTAKQYYNQVLRLDANNYASNLALGLIYLKDFLKSKNDEDKQYAQSFLLKANEIKPYDVNALNALSTYYSAIEDFVQLDRVNILLNQLTVN